The Candidatus Methanomethylicota archaeon genome segment ATGTTAATGGCTTAGCTTCAATAATCCTCGGCAACTTTGATGATTTGCATATGTTTATTAGTGGGCATAGGTAGCATTGTGATCTAGCCAAATTCTTTGCACAATACCCCATTATTGAAACCCTTGAGAGTACGTAATCGTATTTTGTTGGGTCTTCAGGGTTTATCCCCCTCAGAAATTTAGTTGCCTCCAAGACTCCACGCCAATTCAATGCTACTTTCAACTGAAAAGCCCTTGTGAGAACTCTCTGCAAACCCAAATCCAATGAGACTATTAAATGCCTCTTATCAATGAAGCTCCACAAACCCATATCAGGATACGGTCTAACAAGCCACCTAAAGAATAAGTTAAACCTCTTCAAAGGTGAATCTACACCCTTGGGTATTAGTGGTGGGCATCCACCATAATTCTGCATTACCCCAAGCAAGCCCCTCAAAACCCCCTCCATAGGCTCAGAATCCCACTTATGCCTAGCATACAATTCCCTGACAAGGTTTCCAAGAGAACCATAAACTTCATGAACTCTTTTAAAAGCGGCAAATAAGCCAATTATATCGCCAATCTTCACAAACCTATGTGTAAAGCCAATTCTAGAACCTCTCGGAGAATGCCACTCAAACCCCTTAAGAATATTCTCAGCAAGTTTAGCATAATATATCAAGTCTAGGAATGACAAATTCCTCTTCTCAATATGCTTAACCAAACCAATAAGCATAGGATTCAAAACACTGACAACAGGCATCTGAAAATCTATCAAAGCACAAAACAAAGCCCAAAACTCCCTATCAACAGAATCCCTAGCAGAATAAAGCCTAACAGAACCAAGAACAGAAGTACCCAAATAAACATCACACAAACGCTCATAAGCCTCATCCATAACACGCACAACATAACAAAAATCTAAATCATCCATCACATTTTAGTCCTCCATTCATTATAAAATTAAAAATTAAAAATGAATATTTTTAGGAGTGCTTATAAAATTGTTTAAACCATTATCATAAGTGGTGGTGTTTGTGGCTGATACTATTTGGGTTACAGATAAAATTAAAGCGGATCTAAAAAAGCTGGCTGAAGCAAGGAAAATCCACCTTGAAGGGTTGACATGCGTATTATTAAGATTGGCTATAAGCAATGAAAGCCTACGCGCAATGGCTTATCACCTTATTGAGAGTTGCGATCTAAACCACGGTGCGACAGAACTGGAGAAAAGGGGTTGGTAAATGTAAAGCATACATATAACTTACACTTTATACAATTTATTTTTTCATTCTAATGTTTTGAATAAAGCCACTCAAAGCGCTTGCAACATTTCTATTTTATCTCCCCTTATATTTAAAAGTGGATTGTTGAAATCATTTGGAGTACGAGTTTCCATTAGTATGTTATATTTAATTAATTTACAATGATATAAGTTTTATAGTTGTAAGAAAATAGTAGTTCTTGGTGCATGTATTGCCCAAATTGAGAATACCCAAGGTTGATAAGATAATTGATGAGGCAATAGATAAAGTTGTAAAGAAATATAAGAAGGAAAGTCTTGAGAAGCTTATTAAACCTGAAAACTTTTCGGACATAATCAATGAAATTGAAGAGGAAGCTGAAGAAATCTATAAAAGTTATGAGAAGATGGCTGTAGAAGGCTATTTAAAGAGTAAAAATTTGATTTCCAAGGGTATTATTGATGCAATAAATGCTATTATCGATAATAGCTTAATTACAAGTATAGCGAATACTAGGAGAGCTAGGGCTGGATCATCATCGCAAATCATACTAAGTAAAGTTCTAGGAGCACTAGGCATTAAGTGTGAAGTTGCAAAGTTTAAATATAAGGGTTATAGACCTGACATAGTTATTCCAAGCAATAAGGCATTTAAGGAAGGCGTTAATAGGGTTTTCGTATTAGCCGTTAAGAGAACATTGAGGGAAAGATGGGCTGAAGACATAGACATATTCAAGTTTCCGAATAGTGCTTTTGTCTTAATTAAACCAGATCCTGATTTTACACCAGATAAAGCTGAAGATATGGCTGAAAGAGGAATGAAAAGAGTTTATCTTCCTGATGAGCTTTATGATAAACTTAAAGATCATTTAAACTACTTAAAGGAAAAGTATAATGTAGTCTTTAAACCTCTTTTCCAATTGCCTAAGGATTTGACAACTTTCCTAATGAGCTCACATTAGTATCTCCATATTATAATGGACTCTGAACCTATAGTTTCGCCCTTCATACCGGGAATGTTTTCTGGAGCATTCTTCCATGGGAGTCTCTTGCTTGGTATCCTCCTATAAATTGTCTTTTCGTGTTCAAGCATATACTTCTCAGCCATTTCCACCAATATTTTGTCTGTTGGAACCTTAACTCTCCTCATAGTTCTACTCCCTATAACAAAAACGACGTGGCTCCTCCCCTTCCTTAGAGCTTTAGTCAACTTTTGCATGGCTATATCCATATCATGGAAATAGCTATAGAGATCCCATGCTCTTTCAGGGTCCCTCTCATACACCTCATTAAATACTTCTTCTAAAGTTTTTGACCCTAATTTTGCCACATTGCCCTTCCTTCTCACACCCCCTATGGACTCTACATCCATGTCAAGAACTCTCCTAAGACCTAGCCATAGAGCTGGATATCTGGAGAATTGCTCATATGCTACTGTGGTTCTACTATCTCCATATGGTGGAGATGTAAGGACTAATGTAATCGCATCTTCTAATATGCTCTCCCTAAAATCTTTAAGGTATATTGTTGCCTTTGCAGACTTACCTTGAACAGCCCTATAAAACTCCTCCATTCCCTTCAAATTCTCAATGAGAGTTTCCTTGAAAATGAAGAAAACGTCAGGATTCCACCTAGCGAGTTCTTCTTCAGGCATCCTATACAATTTATACTCACCCTTCCTAGTATTGCTGACCTTCCAAACAGTATAAGAGAATGCGGTTGCAAAGAAGTTGTACATATCTTCATCCTCGATCTTCTTTATGTAATGAAGGATCTTTGATAATGCTTTCACAACTTCAGGCTTAAACCAATAGTATAAGTTTGGTATGCCTTTAGGCTCAGGATAGCTGGACTTGTCTAACATGATTTCTCTGAGCATTTCACCTATCTTTTCACGTAGCTTTCTAGGATCTATAGGTGTCGTCTTGGCTTTTGCAATTAAAACTGCTAGGGGATTAATATCAAATCCCACGGCATTCCTATTATGAACAACAGACTCTACTAGCACAGTGCCAGATCCACAGAAAGGATCCAATACGAAATCATCTTCCCTTAATGCATAAGTTTCTATGACCTTCTTCGCTATAAGAGGCATCATTCTAGCAGGATATGGATGAAATCCATGCGTAAGATATTTCGTATCCTCACCAGCAAAACTCCAATCCTCCTCACCAGAAGCTATGAACTCACTTATCTTCTTCAAATTTCCTCTCACCCTTAGTTATAATTATCCTATCACCCTCTATAAACCAATCTATATAATCGCCAGGTTTAAGATCCAACATTTCCCTAACAGCCTTAGGTACAGTAACTATGAACTTACTCATCAACTTAGTTGAAGCCACTCTTTTCATTTTAAATACCAGGTTTTTACCAGGCATTAAATGCATATAAAATTTTCCTTTAAAGGACGTAAAGCCAAAATTAAAAGTTCTTTCGCAAGAATAAAAGACAGAGTAAAAATCTTAGGTTGCGAAGAATTACACAACATGTACATCAGCCTAAAGTCCCATAAGGAGCTCCTAACAAGCATGTCAAAAAAAGACTATAAATAAAAGTATACAAACAATTTACTAAGCAGTTACTTAAAAAGAGCTAAAAATATTGAGCTAACTTCATCCAGCCCGATCGTACTTCCCCATTTTAATGCTTAAAGATGCACTAAACTATGTCGTGTACATATTTAATGAATTTTATTGTAAATCAGTTTATCTTTAGTTTTCATTTCATATATAACATAGAACCATTTCCTAAGTATTTTAAAAGCACTTTTGTAAAAGTTTTGCTATCCTAATTATTTGTGTTAGTTTAGATAATTTGGCTAATAGTTCTTCTTTCTTATTTTTACCGTGAAATGCATCTAAAATTTCATCAACATAAAGTTCCACGTATTTGACATTTTTATTGTTAATTTTTTCTTCTAGGAAATCTAAGAATTTAATAATTTCTTTTTCATTATTTTTCTCAAGCGAGAATTCTGGATAATTTTGTAGAAAATTAAATAATGCTGGATGTAAATAATAGATTTTATTCTCCCCCCTAATAAATATTGGATGAAGAGAATCGAAAGCCAATTCGAATAAATTTTCTTTTTCTACTTTATCTGAAATTGTAATTGGGAGTATTATGTATTCTCGTATTTGATTCATGATATTATAAAGGCTTCTCCTTAATTCATCGACGTTGCATATATAAGCAATTTTATCGTTTGAATTAAAAATCCTCATTAACACGAAAGACATTAAAGTTTGTACAAGTTCAAAAGAGGAGGCTCCTATATCTGAAAGTACACTCAAAAGCTCAAATGAATCCGTTTTTCTTTTGACTTCTAGGATTATGGCATTAAGAAATGATTGTTTAAGGCTAATTTTATCTTGAGCTAATAAATCACTTAATACATCCTCAGGTATGTAAACTTTACGTTTTTTAAAGAAGAAAATGTCATTTTTTTCACTAAGCACTCGAATAGTAACTTTATGAGCTTTAATTGCTTTATTATTTAAAATTTGAAATTTAGTATATCCATTAATTTCATCAATTAAACAAAGAGTTTTAGCAACTTTTAGTAAGTATTTTATTGATGCCTTTGTATGTAAAATATGCGTTGAAAAGGAAAATCCTTGTTTTGGACTTAACCAAAGTGAATATTTAAAGTAAGAAGACGCTTTTTCATCTACATTTTCTGGGGCTTTTCTAAGCTCTGCACCATATGGAATAATGAAATTCATTGTAGAATAAATTATATCATTTCTGTTAGTTGGAGACAATCTCATACATGATAACTCTCTTGTTAAAGAATTCATTAAAGCTTGTTGAGATACTTGTTCCGCAGCTTCGCCCCAAAACTTAATGAGTGTAATCACGTTTAAATCTATAAAATAGACGGGAAGCATACCAAGTTGTGTCACATAGAATCGTTCCTCTTCAAATTCAATTGGATAATGAACTTTTTTATGCATTCTGCAAAGAGGATGAGAAAGCATTACAAGCAATGGCTCAGAAAATTTTATTCTAAAAGCAATCGGATCAGGTAAACTAGCATCTCGTATCGGTTCAAGATTACCTATGAGAGTATGAGCTTCATATTCAAATTTTCTAAGGTTTTTTAGATAACTCAACGTAATGTTTGCATCGAATTTGCAAAGCAGATCAATCAAGCGGTTTTCCTCAAAAATAGACATTAGAGAGCCCCTTAACCGTAAAGGAAAGAGTTAGCATAATAAATCTTTTATATTATAAAATATAAAATTAATTGTTGAAAAATGAGTTCGATGGAGTTGCTCATTTCATGTTATCATGACATTATACTTGCTGAATATGCAAAACTTGAAAAGTGCAACTTTATATTCGAGGACCCCAATTCACGTCTTACAATTCAGGAGATAAATAAATTTCTCTCATCTTATGGACTTACCCTAAATGAGCTAATGATGCAAAATCTTTTAATTCAATATCCAGATTCGACGTTTAGAACAATGCATATGGATTTAATTTATAGAATTGTTAATTTGAAAACAGCAGTTTGGAGCAGAAAAATTCCGTTGGAATTTAGATTATGTAGACCTCGTGAAGAATTTATCCCCTCATTTACTGAAAGAAGTCTTGAAGAATTATATCAAATTACTGAGCTACCAAAAGATCTAGTTGATCTACTGATAAGTGCATTACGTAACTCCGGCTATCAAGGACTTGCATTTCATCAATTTTATTATCTTAAGAAAATTCTTACTGAAGATCATAAGTGTTACTTACTTGTTTCTCCTACAGCAAGTGGAAAATCGCTCGTCTTCTATTTAGTACTTTTAGTTTATATTCTTAAAACTTTAGAGATTAAAGGTACTAAAGCTATAATTCTTTATCCTAGGAAGGCTTTAGCAAACGATCAATTATTAAAGTTTCTGAAAATTATTATAGCTTTAAATACACTACTTTCAAATAAAGGTTTACGCCAGGTGACTATAGGAATTGATGATGGAGACACTCCCAGAAGTTCAAGTTCAAAAGAAGTTAAAGAAAGAAATTCATTCAGAGGAATAAAATGTATTA includes the following:
- a CDS encoding DUF2400 family protein; protein product: MDEAYERLCDVYLGTSVLGSVRLYSARDSVDREFWALFCALIDFQMPVVSVLNPMLIGLVKHIEKRNLSFLDLIYYAKLAENILKGFEWHSPRGSRIGFTHRFVKIGDIIGLFAAFKRVHEVYGSLGNLVRELYARHKWDSEPMEGVLRGLLGVMQNYGGCPPLIPKGVDSPLKRFNLFFRWLVRPYPDMGLWSFIDKRHLIVSLDLGLQRVLTRAFQLKVALNWRGVLEATKFLRGINPEDPTKYDYVLSRVSIMGYCAKNLARSQCYLCPLINICKSSKLPRIIEAKPLT
- a CDS encoding site-specific DNA-methyltransferase — its product is MKKISEFIASGEEDWSFAGEDTKYLTHGFHPYPARMMPLIAKKVIETYALREDDFVLDPFCGSGTVLVESVVHNRNAVGFDINPLAVLIAKAKTTPIDPRKLREKIGEMLREIMLDKSSYPEPKGIPNLYYWFKPEVVKALSKILHYIKKIEDEDMYNFFATAFSYTVWKVSNTRKGEYKLYRMPEEELARWNPDVFFIFKETLIENLKGMEEFYRAVQGKSAKATIYLKDFRESILEDAITLVLTSPPYGDSRTTVAYEQFSRYPALWLGLRRVLDMDVESIGGVRRKGNVAKLGSKTLEEVFNEVYERDPERAWDLYSYFHDMDIAMQKLTKALRKGRSHVVFVIGSRTMRRVKVPTDKILVEMAEKYMLEHEKTIYRRIPSKRLPWKNAPENIPGMKGETIGSESIIIWRY
- a CDS encoding AbrB/MazE/SpoVT family DNA-binding domain-containing protein, with protein sequence MPGKNLVFKMKRVASTKLMSKFIVTVPKAVREMLDLKPGDYIDWFIEGDRIIITKGERKFEEDK